In Fusobacterium massiliense, a single window of DNA contains:
- a CDS encoding tyrosine-type recombinase/integrase, with amino-acid sequence MNDEFKIEKLFKDFIYQLEFLENKKKNTIISIKNDVEQFLKFIFDKGIFEIEDIDEINIREFFFDLKKLEVTTSTYNRKLASVKKFFKYTSEQGIKKIEILMETERKDETKSIEYLTLSEVEKIRNVILENGYNFNSLRDRFLFELLYSTGLTVSEALSLSEINFDIDKREIYFLKNKEKRLVYFSEICKEYYVKFLEIKKEKFLEKNSNIIFLNNSNTRLTDRSVRRIIGKYAEKTDISKEISPYTIRHTFCIHMLKNGMPKEYLAKLLGLRVSSLLNIYEDIIKKEILWHKKNV; translated from the coding sequence ATGAATGATGAATTTAAAATAGAGAAATTATTTAAAGATTTTATTTATCAACTAGAATTTTTAGAAAATAAAAAAAAGAATACCATAATATCTATAAAAAATGATGTTGAGCAATTTTTAAAATTTATTTTTGATAAGGGAATTTTTGAGATAGAAGATATTGATGAAATTAATATCAGAGAATTTTTTTTTGATTTAAAAAAATTAGAGGTAACAACTTCTACATATAATAGAAAACTAGCTTCTGTAAAAAAATTTTTTAAATATACTTCTGAACAAGGGATAAAAAAAATAGAAATATTAATGGAAACTGAAAGAAAAGATGAAACTAAATCTATAGAGTATTTAACTTTAAGTGAAGTTGAAAAAATTAGAAATGTTATTTTAGAAAATGGATATAATTTTAATTCTTTGAGAGATAGATTTTTATTTGAATTATTATATTCAACAGGACTGACAGTTTCAGAAGCTTTATCATTATCTGAGATAAATTTTGATATAGATAAGAGAGAAATTTATTTTTTAAAAAATAAAGAAAAAAGATTAGTTTATTTTAGTGAAATCTGTAAAGAATACTATGTTAAATTTTTAGAAATAAAAAAAGAAAAATTTTTAGAAAAAAATTCAAATATAATTTTTCTAAATAATTCTAATACCAGATTAACAGATAGGTCAGTAAGAAGAATTATAGGAAAATATGCAGAGAAAACAGACATTTCAAAAGAGATAAGTCCATATACAATAAGACATACTTTTTGTATTCATATGTTAAAAAATGGTATGCCTAAAGAATATTTAGCTAAATTATTAGGGTTAAGGGTTAGTTCTCTTTTAAATATTTATGAAGATATAATTAAAAAGGAGATTTTATGGCACAAAAAAAATGTGTAG
- the yqeH gene encoding ribosome biogenesis GTPase YqeH, translated as MAQKKCVGCGIELQNKDANVVGYTPKEIKKNEDMYCQRCFQLNHYGKHSMNTLTRDDYRKEVNSLMDEVELAIAVFDIIDFEGSFDDEILDILREKESIVVINKLDLIPEEKHPSEVANWIKNRLEEESIVPLDIAIVSTKNGYGVNGIFKKIKHFYPDGVKAMVIGVTNVGKSSVINRLLGKRITTVSKYPGTTLKNNLNIIPLTNIGLYDTPGLIPKGRASDLLCECCAEKLIPSSEISRKTYKGEINKVIMIGNMLKFKILEDKEENIKPIFSIFAAKDVPFHVTNAERAIELEISNYFDLPCSLCNEEYKKNKKVKKFFKLNTGEELVFKGLGWISVKKGPLLLEVVIPEKIDTLVRKAFINPKR; from the coding sequence ATGGCACAAAAAAAATGTGTAGGTTGTGGAATAGAATTACAGAATAAAGATGCAAATGTAGTTGGATATACTCCAAAAGAAATAAAAAAGAATGAAGATATGTATTGTCAGAGATGTTTTCAATTAAATCATTATGGAAAACATTCAATGAATACTTTAACAAGAGATGATTATAGAAAAGAAGTAAATAGCTTAATGGATGAAGTAGAATTAGCAATAGCTGTTTTTGATATTATAGATTTTGAAGGTTCTTTTGATGATGAAATTTTAGATATTTTAAGAGAAAAAGAATCAATAGTTGTTATAAATAAATTAGATTTAATTCCTGAAGAAAAACATCCATCTGAGGTTGCAAATTGGATAAAAAACAGATTGGAAGAAGAAAGTATAGTTCCTTTGGATATAGCAATAGTAAGTACAAAAAATGGCTATGGTGTAAATGGTATTTTCAAAAAAATAAAACATTTTTATCCTGATGGTGTAAAAGCAATGGTAATAGGAGTTACAAATGTTGGGAAATCTAGTGTTATAAATAGACTTCTAGGAAAAAGAATAACAACTGTTTCAAAGTATCCTGGAACAACATTAAAAAATAATTTAAATATAATACCTTTAACTAATATTGGTTTATATGATACACCTGGTTTAATTCCTAAGGGAAGAGCATCAGATTTATTGTGTGAGTGTTGTGCAGAAAAATTAATACCTTCAAGTGAAATATCAAGAAAAACATATAAAGGTGAAATAAATAAAGTTATAATGATAGGCAATATGCTAAAATTTAAAATACTAGAAGATAAAGAAGAAAATATAAAACCTATATTTTCTATATTTGCAGCTAAAGATGTTCCCTTTCATGTAACAAATGCAGAGAGAGCTATCGAGCTTGAAATTAGTAATTACTTTGATTTGCCTTGCTCTTTATGTAATGAAGAGTATAAAAAAAATAAAAAAGTAAAAAAATTTTTTAAATTAAATACTGGAGAGGAGTTAGTGTTTAAAGGCTTAGGTTGGATATCTGTAAAAAAAGGTCCGCTTCTATTAGAAGTAGTAATACCAGAAAAAATTGATACTTTGGTTAGGAAAGCTTTTATAAACCCTAAGAGATAA
- the ftsY gene encoding signal recognition particle-docking protein FtsY: MGFFDKLFKKKEEKIEEIQKEIETNLNENIEKIKDIEKDTKEFLKEVKEDIKEEIEVQIETVENKISDSKENISERLTKSKEGFFSKLKNIFTSKSKIDDTIYEELEDLLIQSDIGFDMTAKLINQLEKEVKVKKISETSEVYEILKRLMSDFLLSQDSKLVLKEDKINVILIVGVNGVGKTTTIGKLALKYKKMGKKVLLGAGDTFRAAAVEQLEEWAKRADVDIVKGKEGADPASVVFDTLSRAEQIKADVVIIDTAGRLHNKSNLMRELEKINNIIKKKIGEQEYESLLVIDGTTGQNGLNQAKEFNSVTELTGFIVTKLDGTAKGGIVFAVSEELKKPIKFIGLGEKIDDLIEFNSKNFVDAIFD; the protein is encoded by the coding sequence ATGGGATTTTTTGATAAATTATTCAAAAAAAAGGAAGAAAAGATAGAAGAAATTCAAAAAGAGATTGAAACTAATTTAAATGAAAATATAGAAAAAATTAAAGATATAGAAAAAGATACTAAAGAATTTTTGAAAGAAGTAAAAGAAGATATAAAAGAAGAAATTGAAGTTCAAATTGAAACTGTTGAAAATAAAATTTCAGATTCAAAAGAAAATATTTCTGAAAGATTAACAAAAAGCAAAGAGGGATTTTTTTCAAAATTAAAAAATATATTTACATCAAAAAGTAAGATAGATGATACTATTTATGAAGAATTAGAAGATCTTTTAATACAATCTGATATAGGTTTCGATATGACAGCTAAGTTAATTAATCAACTTGAGAAAGAAGTAAAAGTAAAAAAAATATCGGAAACCTCAGAAGTATATGAAATATTAAAAAGATTGATGTCAGATTTTTTATTATCTCAAGACAGTAAATTGGTTTTAAAAGAAGATAAAATAAATGTGATTTTAATAGTTGGAGTAAATGGAGTAGGTAAGACAACAACTATTGGGAAATTAGCTTTAAAGTATAAGAAAATGGGTAAAAAGGTATTATTAGGAGCTGGAGATACATTTAGAGCAGCAGCAGTAGAACAACTAGAGGAATGGGCAAAGAGAGCTGATGTTGACATAGTTAAAGGTAAGGAAGGAGCAGATCCAGCTTCTGTAGTTTTTGATACATTAAGTAGGGCTGAACAAATTAAAGCAGATGTAGTAATAATTGATACTGCCGGTAGATTACATAATAAATCTAATCTAATGAGAGAATTAGAAAAAATAAATAATATTATTAAGAAAAAAATTGGAGAACAAGAATATGAATCTCTTTTAGTAATTGATGGAACTACTGGACAAAATGGTTTAAATCAAGCTAAAGAATTTAATTCAGTAACAGAATTAACAGGTTTTATAGTGACAAAGCTTGATGGAACAGCAAAAGGTGGGATAGTGTTTGCCGTTTCTGAAGAATTGAAAAAACCTATAAAATTTATAGGATTGGGAGAAAAAATAGATGATTTAATAGAGTTTAATTCTAAAAATTTCGTTGATGCAATTTTTGATTAA
- the pta gene encoding phosphate acetyltransferase, protein MSFLGQVRKKAMQANRRIVLPESSDERVIRAASQILKEGLAKVILVGNQEVVMESARAYEVSLSGAKIVDPYNFERMEDYISKLVELRSKKGMTREEAKKLLQNDPNFFGAMLVRMGDADGMVSGSASPTANVLRAGIQVIGTQPGVKTVSSVFIMELSQFKDLFGSILVFGDCSVIPVPTSEQLADIATSAAETATKIAGINPRVALMTFSTKGSAKHECVDRVIEAGQILRDRKVTFRFDAELQADASLVKSVGEIKAPLSDVSGNANVLIFPTLSAGNIGYKLVQRLAGANAYGPIIQGLNSPVNDLSRGCSVEDIVVLTAITSAQACVDC, encoded by the coding sequence ATGAGTTTTTTAGGTCAAGTTAGAAAAAAGGCCATGCAAGCAAATAGAAGAATTGTGTTACCTGAATCAAGTGATGAAAGAGTAATAAGAGCAGCTTCTCAAATTTTAAAGGAAGGGTTGGCAAAAGTTATCCTTGTTGGAAACCAAGAAGTTGTAATGGAAAGTGCAAGGGCTTACGAAGTTTCACTAAGTGGTGCAAAAATTGTTGATCCATATAATTTTGAAAGAATGGAAGATTATATTAGTAAACTTGTGGAATTAAGATCTAAAAAAGGTATGACTCGTGAAGAAGCTAAAAAATTATTACAAAATGATCCTAACTTCTTTGGAGCAATGTTAGTAAGAATGGGAGATGCTGATGGTATGGTATCAGGTTCTGCATCACCTACTGCAAATGTTTTAAGAGCAGGAATACAAGTTATAGGAACTCAACCAGGTGTAAAAACAGTTTCATCTGTATTCATAATGGAATTATCTCAATTTAAAGATTTATTTGGAAGTATATTAGTGTTTGGAGATTGTTCAGTAATACCAGTTCCAACTTCTGAGCAATTAGCTGATATAGCAACTTCAGCTGCTGAAACTGCAACAAAAATAGCTGGAATTAATCCAAGGGTTGCTTTAATGACATTCTCAACAAAAGGTTCTGCAAAACATGAATGTGTTGATAGAGTTATAGAAGCTGGACAAATTTTAAGAGATAGAAAAGTAACATTTAGATTTGATGCTGAGTTACAAGCAGATGCTTCTTTAGTAAAATCTGTTGGAGAAATAAAAGCACCTTTATCAGATGTTTCTGGAAATGCAAACGTATTAATATTCCCTACATTATCTGCAGGAAATATTGGTTATAAATTAGTTCAAAGACTTGCAGGAGCAAATGCTTATGGTCCAATAATTCAAGGATTAAACTCACCTGTAAACGATTTATCAAGAGGATGTTCAGTTGAAGATATAGTTGTTTTAACTGCTATTACTTCAGCACAAGCTTGTGTAGATTGCTAA
- a CDS encoding acetate/propionate family kinase encodes MKILVINCGSSSLKYQLINPETEEVFAKGLCERIGIDGSKMEYEVVAKDFEKKLEVPMPTHKEALELVISHLTDKEIGVIKSVDEVDALGHRVVHGGEEFAQSVLITEEVLKAIEANNDLAPLHNPANLMGIRTCMQLMPGKKNVAVFDTAFHQTMKPEAFMYALPYEDYTELKVRKYGFHGTSHLYVSGIMREIMGNPEHSKIIVCHLGNGASITAVKDGKSVDTSMGLTPLQGLMMGTRCGDIDPAAVLFVKNKRGLTDAQMDDRMNKKSGILGLFGKSSDCRDMENGVVAGDERAILAESVSMHKLRSYIGAYAAIMGGVDAICFTGGIGENSSMTREKALEGLEFLGVELDKEVNSVRKKGNVKLSKETSRVLVYKIPTNEELVIARDTFRLAK; translated from the coding sequence ATGAAAATATTAGTAATAAACTGTGGAAGTTCTTCACTTAAATATCAATTAATAAATCCGGAAACTGAAGAAGTTTTTGCAAAAGGATTATGTGAAAGAATTGGAATAGATGGATCAAAAATGGAATACGAAGTCGTTGCAAAAGACTTTGAAAAAAAATTAGAAGTTCCTATGCCAACTCACAAAGAAGCATTAGAACTTGTTATATCTCATCTTACAGATAAAGAAATAGGAGTAATAAAATCAGTTGATGAAGTTGATGCATTAGGACACAGAGTAGTACATGGTGGAGAAGAGTTTGCTCAATCTGTTTTAATAACTGAAGAAGTTTTAAAAGCTATTGAAGCAAATAATGATTTAGCACCATTACATAATCCAGCTAACTTAATGGGAATAAGAACTTGTATGCAACTTATGCCTGGAAAGAAAAATGTAGCTGTGTTTGATACAGCTTTCCATCAAACAATGAAACCAGAAGCATTTATGTATGCATTACCTTATGAAGATTACACAGAATTAAAAGTTAGAAAATATGGTTTCCATGGAACATCTCACTTATATGTATCAGGAATAATGAGAGAAATAATGGGAAATCCAGAACATTCAAAAATAATAGTATGTCACTTAGGAAACGGAGCATCAATAACTGCTGTTAAAGATGGAAAATCAGTTGACACATCTATGGGATTAACTCCATTACAAGGTTTAATGATGGGAACAAGATGTGGGGATATAGATCCAGCAGCTGTTTTATTTGTTAAAAATAAAAGAGGTTTAACTGATGCACAAATGGATGATAGAATGAATAAAAAATCTGGAATTTTAGGTTTATTCGGAAAATCTTCTGATTGTAGAGACATGGAAAATGGAGTTGTTGCAGGAGATGAAAGAGCAATACTTGCAGAAAGTGTATCAATGCATAAATTAAGATCATATATAGGAGCTTATGCTGCTATTATGGGCGGAGTTGATGCAATTTGCTTTACTGGAGGTATTGGAGAAAACTCTTCAATGACAAGAGAAAAAGCATTAGAAGGATTAGAATTCTTAGGAGTAGAATTAGATAAAGAAGTTAATTCAGTTAGAAAAAAGGGAAATGTAAAATTATCTAAAGAAACTTCAAGAGTTTTAGTATATAAAATACCTACTAATGAAGAATTAGTGATAGCTAGAGATACATTTAGACTAGCAAAATAG
- the nifJ gene encoding pyruvate:ferredoxin (flavodoxin) oxidoreductase has protein sequence MAKRMQTMDGNQAAAYASYAFTEVAGIYPITPSSPMAEYTDEWASRGMKNIFGVPVKLVEMQSEGGAAGTVHGSLQAGALTTTYTASQGLLLKIPNMYKIAGELLPGVIHVSARSLSAQALSIFGDHQDIYAARQTGFAMLATNSVQEVMDLAGVAHLAALKSRVPFLHFFDGFRTSHEIQKVEVMEYDDLKKLIDWKALEEFRKRALNPEHPVTRGTAQNDDIYFQAREVQNKFYDAVPDIVNNYMKEISKITGRDYKPFNYYGAPDAERIIIAMGSVCEAAQEVIDYLLEKGEKVGLISVHLFRPFSAKYFFDVLPKTVKRISVLDRTKEPGSLGEPLLLDIKALFYNKENAPLIVGGRYGLSSKDTTPAQILAVFENLKKDEPKDAFTVGIVDDVTHTSLEVGSAIALADPSTKACLFYGLGADGTVGANKNSIKIIGDKTDLYAQGYFAYDSKKSGGVTRSHLRFGKKPIRSTYLVSKPTFVACSVPAYLHQYDMTSGLKEGGKFLLNCVWSKEEAIENIPNNVKRDLAKNKARLFIINATALAHEIGLGQRTNTIMQAAFFKLAEIIPFEEAQQYMKDYAKKSYAKKGDEIVQLNYNAIDRGANDIVEIEVDPAWANLEVTPLNEPKETAGCGGCCATPTDFVKNIAKPINAIKGYDLPVSAFLGYEDGTFENGTSAFEKRGVAVDVPIWNIDKCIQCNQCSYVCPHAVIRPFLINEEELKAAPVEIATKKPTGKGLDGLGYRIQVSTLDCVGCGSCAHVCPAKALDMMPIADSLNDKEDVKADYLFNKVEYRSDLMPLDTVKGSQFSKPLFEFHGACPGCGETPYIKLITQLYGDRMMVANATGCSSIYSGSAPSTPYTTNKNGEGPSWASSLFEDNAEYGFGMHVGVEALRSRIQHTMEENMDKVDEDIATLFKDWIANRQFSVRTREIRDILVPKLEALNTDFAKEILDLKQYLIKKSQWIIGGDGWAYDIGYGGLDHVLASNEDVNILVVDTEVYSNTGGQASKSTPTGAVAKFAAAGKPVKKKDLAAIAMSYGHIYVAQVSMGANQQQALKAIKEAEAHQGPSIIIAYSPCINHGIKKGMSQSQTEMKLATECGYWPIFRYNPSVEKLGKNPLQIDCKEPKWEKYEEYLTGEVRYQTLTKSNPEQAKILFEANKKEAQKRWRQYKRMAALDYSEEKEEE, from the coding sequence ATGGCAAAAAGAATGCAAACTATGGATGGAAACCAAGCTGCTGCATATGCATCATATGCTTTTACTGAAGTTGCTGGGATTTATCCAATAACACCATCATCACCTATGGCAGAATATACTGATGAATGGGCTTCAAGAGGAATGAAAAATATATTTGGAGTGCCTGTAAAATTAGTGGAAATGCAATCTGAAGGAGGAGCAGCTGGAACGGTTCATGGATCTTTACAAGCTGGAGCATTAACTACAACATACACAGCTTCTCAAGGATTACTTTTAAAGATACCTAATATGTATAAAATAGCTGGAGAATTATTACCAGGAGTTATACATGTGTCTGCAAGATCTTTATCAGCTCAAGCGTTATCTATTTTTGGAGACCATCAAGATATTTATGCAGCTAGACAAACTGGTTTTGCAATGCTTGCAACAAATTCTGTTCAAGAAGTTATGGATTTAGCTGGAGTAGCTCACTTAGCAGCATTAAAGTCAAGAGTTCCATTTTTACATTTCTTCGATGGTTTTAGAACTTCTCATGAAATTCAAAAAGTTGAAGTAATGGAATATGATGATTTAAAGAAATTAATAGACTGGAAAGCTTTAGAAGAATTTAGAAAAAGAGCTTTAAATCCAGAACATCCAGTAACAAGAGGTACTGCACAAAATGATGATATTTACTTCCAAGCAAGAGAAGTACAAAACAAATTTTATGATGCAGTTCCGGATATAGTTAATAACTATATGAAAGAAATTTCAAAAATAACTGGTAGAGATTATAAACCATTTAATTATTATGGTGCTCCAGATGCAGAAAGAATTATAATCGCAATGGGATCAGTTTGTGAAGCAGCACAAGAAGTTATAGATTACTTACTAGAAAAAGGAGAAAAAGTAGGTTTAATATCTGTACACTTATTTAGACCTTTCTCTGCTAAATACTTCTTTGATGTTTTACCAAAAACTGTAAAAAGAATTTCAGTTTTAGATAGAACAAAAGAACCAGGTTCATTAGGAGAACCATTATTACTTGATATTAAAGCATTGTTCTATAATAAAGAAAATGCACCACTTATAGTTGGTGGAAGATATGGATTATCTTCAAAAGATACAACTCCAGCTCAAATTTTAGCTGTATTTGAAAATTTAAAGAAAGATGAACCAAAAGATGCTTTTACAGTTGGTATAGTAGATGATGTTACTCATACATCACTTGAAGTAGGATCAGCAATAGCACTTGCTGACCCATCAACAAAAGCTTGTCTATTCTATGGATTAGGAGCAGATGGAACAGTTGGAGCTAATAAAAACTCTATTAAAATTATAGGGGATAAAACAGACTTATATGCACAAGGATACTTTGCATATGACTCTAAAAAATCAGGAGGAGTTACTAGATCTCACCTAAGATTTGGTAAAAAACCTATTAGATCAACTTATTTAGTTTCAAAACCAACATTTGTTGCTTGTTCAGTACCAGCATATCTACATCAATATGATATGACTTCTGGACTTAAAGAAGGAGGAAAATTCTTACTTAACTGTGTATGGTCTAAAGAGGAAGCGATAGAAAATATTCCTAATAATGTAAAAAGAGATTTAGCAAAAAATAAAGCAAGATTATTTATTATAAATGCTACTGCTCTTGCTCATGAAATCGGACTAGGACAAAGAACAAATACAATAATGCAAGCTGCGTTCTTTAAATTGGCAGAAATTATTCCATTTGAAGAAGCTCAACAATATATGAAAGATTATGCTAAAAAATCTTATGCTAAAAAAGGTGATGAAATAGTTCAACTTAACTATAATGCAATAGATAGAGGAGCTAATGATATAGTTGAAATAGAAGTAGATCCAGCATGGGCAAATCTTGAAGTAACACCTTTAAACGAACCAAAAGAAACTGCTGGTTGTGGTGGATGTTGTGCTACTCCAACTGATTTCGTTAAAAATATAGCAAAACCTATAAATGCAATAAAAGGATATGACTTACCTGTATCAGCATTTTTAGGTTATGAAGATGGTACTTTTGAAAATGGTACTTCTGCTTTTGAAAAAAGAGGAGTTGCTGTTGATGTACCTATATGGAATATAGATAAATGTATACAATGTAACCAATGTTCATATGTATGTCCACATGCAGTCATTAGACCTTTCTTAATAAATGAAGAAGAATTAAAAGCTGCTCCAGTTGAAATAGCAACTAAAAAACCTACTGGAAAAGGACTAGATGGATTAGGATACAGAATACAAGTTTCAACACTTGATTGTGTTGGATGTGGTTCTTGTGCTCATGTATGTCCAGCAAAAGCACTAGATATGATGCCAATAGCAGATTCTTTAAATGACAAAGAAGATGTAAAAGCTGATTATCTATTCAATAAAGTAGAATATAGAAGTGACTTAATGCCACTTGATACTGTAAAAGGTTCACAATTTTCTAAACCATTATTTGAATTCCATGGAGCATGTCCTGGATGTGGAGAAACACCTTATATTAAATTAATAACTCAATTATATGGAGATAGAATGATGGTTGCCAATGCTACTGGATGTTCATCAATTTATTCAGGTTCTGCACCTTCAACTCCATATACAACTAATAAAAATGGCGAAGGACCTTCTTGGGCATCTTCATTATTTGAAGACAATGCTGAATATGGATTTGGTATGCATGTGGGAGTTGAAGCTTTAAGATCTAGAATTCAACATACTATGGAAGAAAATATGGATAAAGTAGATGAAGATATAGCTACTCTATTTAAAGATTGGATAGCAAATAGACAATTCTCTGTAAGAACAAGAGAAATTAGAGATATTCTTGTTCCAAAACTAGAAGCATTAAATACAGATTTTGCAAAAGAAATATTAGATTTGAAACAATATCTAATTAAGAAATCTCAATGGATAATTGGTGGAGACGGTTGGGCATATGATATTGGTTATGGTGGACTTGACCATGTTCTTGCATCTAATGAAGATGTAAATATATTAGTAGTGGATACAGAAGTTTACTCTAATACAGGAGGACAAGCATCAAAATCTACACCAACTGGAGCTGTTGCAAAATTTGCTGCAGCAGGAAAACCAGTTAAGAAAAAAGACTTAGCAGCAATAGCAATGTCTTATGGACATATTTATGTTGCACAAGTTTCAATGGGGGCTAACCAACAACAAGCTTTAAAAGCTATTAAAGAAGCTGAAGCACATCAAGGACCTTCAATTATAATTGCATATTCTCCTTGTATCAACCATGGTATTAAGAAAGGTATGTCACAATCTCAAACTGAAATGAAGCTTGCAACTGAATGTGGATATTGGCCAATATTCAGATATAATCCATCAGTTGAAAAATTAGGTAAAAACCCATTACAAATAGATTGTAAAGAACCTAAATGGGAAAAATATGAAGAATATCTAACAGGAGAAGTTAGATATCAAACTCTAACTAAATCTAATCCAGAACAAGCTAAAATTTTATTTGAAGCAAATAAAAAAGAAGCTCAAAAGAGATGGAGACAATATAAGAGAATGGCTGCACTAGATTATAGTGAAGAAAAAGAAGAAGAATAA
- a CDS encoding ISL3 family transposase: MISLSPSDFIKNILNIQDNNISFPEENYFQIIKKNDFFIKVFKGFLKSNHCACPHCNSKNIVKNGSRIRKVRYIPYQNYNIELELTIQRYICKDCKKTFSPSTNVVSNNSSISNNLKYTIALELQKNISLTSIAKRYNISVSSVQRIMDTCYSNFKVNREHLPETICIDEFKSVKNIDGAMSFVFADFQSKSIIDIVEDRRLPSLTEYFSRFSLKSKNNVKYICMDMYAPYISLVKSIFPNGEIVLDKFHIVNLINRAFNQTRIYIMNSIQDPSLKRKLKRFWKLLLKYYPDLCEIKYYCQSFKYKLSSKDKVDYILDKIPELEINFNIYQDIIQAIKHNNFKKFEGIVEKYLGSKEKISEKMRVALKTLKKYMEYIKNMFETNITNGVIEGLNNKIKSIKRTAFGYSKFSNFKKRILIQEGIVSINA; this comes from the coding sequence GTGATTTCATTGTCTCCATCTGATTTTATCAAAAATATCTTAAATATTCAAGATAATAATATTTCTTTTCCAGAAGAAAACTATTTTCAAATTATTAAAAAAAACGATTTCTTTATTAAAGTTTTTAAAGGATTTCTTAAATCTAATCACTGTGCTTGTCCACATTGTAACTCTAAAAATATTGTTAAAAATGGTTCAAGAATTCGTAAAGTTAGGTATATTCCTTACCAGAATTACAATATTGAACTTGAGCTTACTATACAAAGGTATATTTGTAAGGATTGTAAAAAAACTTTTTCACCTTCCACTAATGTTGTTAGTAATAATTCTAGTATATCTAATAATCTTAAATATACTATCGCGCTTGAACTTCAAAAAAATATTTCTCTTACATCTATTGCTAAGAGATATAATATTTCCGTCTCTTCTGTGCAAAGAATTATGGATACCTGCTATTCTAATTTTAAAGTTAATAGAGAACATTTACCAGAAACTATTTGTATTGATGAATTTAAATCTGTTAAAAATATTGATGGCGCTATGTCTTTTGTTTTTGCTGACTTTCAAAGTAAGAGCATTATCGATATAGTGGAAGATAGAAGACTTCCTTCTCTTACAGAATATTTTTCTAGATTTTCTTTAAAATCTAAAAATAATGTGAAATATATTTGTATGGATATGTATGCTCCATATATTAGCTTAGTTAAATCTATCTTTCCTAATGGAGAAATAGTTTTAGATAAATTTCATATTGTTAACCTTATTAACAGAGCATTTAATCAAACTAGAATATATATTATGAACTCTATTCAAGATCCTTCTTTAAAAAGAAAATTAAAGAGATTTTGGAAGTTATTATTAAAATATTACCCTGACCTTTGCGAAATAAAATACTACTGTCAAAGTTTTAAGTACAAATTAAGTAGTAAAGATAAAGTAGATTATATTCTTGATAAAATACCTGAATTAGAAATTAATTTTAATATATATCAAGATATTATCCAAGCAATTAAACATAATAATTTTAAAAAATTTGAAGGAATAGTAGAAAAATATCTTGGAAGTAAAGAAAAAATTTCTGAGAAAATGAGAGTTGCTTTAAAAACTCTTAAAAAATATATGGAATATATTAAAAATATGTTTGAAACTAATATTACTAATGGAGTAATAGAAGGTTTAAATAATAAAATTAAATCAATAAAAAGAACTGCATTTGGATATTCAAAATTTAGCAATTTTAAAAAGCGTATATTAATTCAAGAAGGAATTGTTTCAATTAATGCCTAA